One genomic segment of Flagellimonas marinaquae includes these proteins:
- a CDS encoding LytR/AlgR family response regulator transcription factor, protein MNAIVIDDEEKARNLLSHLIRENCPQIQKLDLAKDLEEGVALIKKERPQLVFLDIEMPKASGLELLEHFTEPVDFQIIFTTAYSSYAVDAFKLNAIDYLLKPIDTDELKIAVEKAEALANSEAIHLKIEHLRTSLKMISLNKIALEVPKGILFVSYNDILYFEADGMYTTVYMNKENNKTICKPLKFFVEQLADNNLFFKCHRSYLINLKYVEELIREDGDFLLMENKKRIPISKSKKDEFISVVKETFW, encoded by the coding sequence ATGAACGCTATAGTAATTGATGACGAAGAAAAGGCAAGAAACCTCCTGTCCCATTTAATTCGGGAGAATTGTCCACAGATTCAAAAATTGGATTTGGCAAAGGATTTGGAAGAGGGTGTGGCACTAATAAAAAAAGAACGGCCGCAACTGGTGTTTTTGGATATTGAGATGCCAAAAGCTTCAGGATTGGAACTATTGGAGCACTTTACAGAACCTGTGGATTTTCAGATAATATTCACCACGGCCTACAGTTCATATGCCGTGGATGCCTTTAAGCTGAACGCCATAGACTATCTTTTAAAACCGATCGATACCGATGAACTTAAAATTGCGGTTGAAAAAGCGGAAGCTTTGGCCAATAGTGAAGCAATACACTTGAAGATCGAACACTTACGGACATCCTTAAAGATGATCAGTCTTAACAAAATAGCCCTGGAAGTGCCCAAGGGCATCCTCTTTGTTTCGTACAACGATATTCTTTATTTTGAAGCAGATGGAATGTACACCACTGTGTATATGAACAAGGAGAACAATAAGACCATTTGCAAGCCGCTTAAATTTTTTGTGGAGCAATTGGCGGACAACAACTTATTTTTTAAATGCCACAGATCGTATTTGATCAACTTAAAATATGTAGAGGAACTAATCCGTGAGGACGGTGACTTTTTGCTTATGGAGAACAAGAAAAGAATCCCTATATCCAAAAGTAAAAAAGATGAGTTCATAAGTGTGGTGAAAGAAACATTTTGGTAA
- a CDS encoding sensor histidine kinase: MRYLLKRIVLFLFFVQGNCSFAQEPVTLHLTEKDGVPCLECYTIIKDGSNLIWLAGNTGLFSYNGETFTEHSIPDQKGRSVFNLSEDQQGTIWCNNLHGQILRAPKGEQLSLFIDLNSQLKGNLAQLHHVDKNLVVSSSQGLLVLDKSTGKTIFKYSLEVIHSQVVEGELYFIARTGEVYQLADNELVLLHKTKSEKSIRYPYFLKIHGELAISSIENQQLQIQIFGQRDQLHKFSGFTELGKVRIAQVTYLENEIWFATDHGVLIYTYQNGDYHLKNHILEEFFVTSVAKDNDSNYWLTTLRNGVFLVPNIALAKLSLEWLDGSISSVVNTNDQLILSTTKGEIVLMDLNTMKVVGSIRLPGKSVINKIFFNPFTNRVIVSTNGDGSYSLDLATKRLIPQNRKYDVSKDLVFLNERESIYLTYNKSVLYNNAKSKEIDSIVIMQKRPYAAVTDTLTKETYIAYIDELVHYDGLWNPTSIYYRDQPIYVSNLARTADGTVWGSNPKHGLLGIKNKKVIKTFNIKDGLLGTNIQNLESDGYKLWINTQHGIQVVDTQTGDIKSITGRDGMPNSLVDVEITKDRVFAASQKDLFIFDKNVHTSFKQARVPDMYFTQIKINNRDTTVQSTYRLPHHLNAISFGFHTNTFRSPEFVLYEYQLQGLDTTWLTTNTSPVTYESLPPGNFTFNIRPVSSRLKGETLSVDVSIARPFWSTWWFLAISFLVIVISVGLYFKHKIRTKEEEKQKELASLIKDKRLTNLKLENLRSQMNPHFMFNALNSIQLYIINNEKDLARTYLVKFSRLIRIYLEHGQKNEVTLAEELEALKLYLQLEKIRFEEKLDYSIKVAPEVDVNGTKIPSIFIQPYVENAIKHGLRRAAEQNKLSITFDLNDAHTDLVCTIKDNGIGIRASEEQKKSREHKPFANRANMERVELYNLKRSKKIQLEVMDLKVLGQQGTLVTINIPLQKNG; encoded by the coding sequence ATGAGATATCTCCTCAAACGTATTGTGTTATTTCTGTTTTTTGTCCAAGGAAACTGCAGCTTTGCGCAAGAACCCGTTACCCTACATTTAACGGAAAAGGACGGTGTTCCATGTTTGGAATGTTATACAATTATCAAAGATGGGAGCAACCTGATTTGGCTTGCCGGAAACACAGGTTTGTTCAGTTACAACGGAGAAACTTTTACGGAACACTCCATTCCTGACCAAAAAGGGCGATCGGTTTTTAATCTTTCGGAAGATCAACAGGGCACCATATGGTGCAATAACCTGCATGGGCAAATTTTAAGGGCCCCCAAAGGTGAACAACTATCTCTTTTTATAGACCTCAATAGCCAATTAAAAGGAAATTTGGCCCAATTGCACCATGTGGACAAAAATCTCGTGGTTAGTTCTTCCCAAGGACTTTTAGTACTTGATAAATCGACCGGAAAAACCATTTTTAAATATAGTTTGGAAGTAATTCACTCTCAAGTAGTGGAGGGGGAGCTATACTTTATTGCACGAACAGGCGAAGTATATCAATTGGCGGATAATGAATTGGTACTATTGCATAAAACCAAATCTGAAAAAAGTATTAGGTACCCATACTTTTTAAAGATACATGGAGAATTGGCTATCAGTTCCATCGAAAACCAACAATTGCAGATTCAAATATTCGGACAAAGGGACCAGTTGCATAAATTTTCAGGGTTTACAGAGCTTGGCAAGGTACGAATCGCTCAGGTTACCTATTTGGAAAATGAAATATGGTTTGCTACCGATCATGGAGTATTGATCTATACCTACCAAAATGGTGATTATCATCTTAAAAATCACATTTTGGAGGAGTTTTTTGTAACCAGCGTTGCTAAGGACAATGATAGCAATTATTGGTTGACCACATTAAGGAATGGAGTTTTTCTTGTTCCGAACATAGCTTTGGCGAAGTTGAGTTTGGAATGGTTGGATGGCAGTATTTCGTCCGTGGTAAACACCAATGACCAATTGATTCTGTCCACGACCAAAGGTGAAATTGTTTTAATGGACCTAAATACCATGAAGGTGGTAGGTTCAATACGTTTGCCGGGCAAAAGTGTCATCAACAAAATCTTTTTTAATCCTTTTACCAATAGGGTAATAGTGAGTACCAACGGGGATGGCTCATATAGCTTAGATCTGGCAACAAAACGTTTGATTCCCCAAAATAGAAAGTACGATGTGAGCAAGGACCTTGTGTTTCTCAACGAACGGGAGTCCATATACTTGACCTACAATAAATCGGTTCTGTACAATAACGCGAAGAGTAAAGAAATCGACTCTATCGTGATTATGCAAAAACGGCCCTATGCCGCAGTTACAGATACTTTGACCAAGGAAACTTACATTGCGTATATAGATGAGCTCGTACACTACGATGGTCTCTGGAACCCTACTTCTATTTATTATAGAGATCAACCCATATATGTTTCCAATTTAGCGCGAACAGCGGATGGTACCGTTTGGGGTTCCAATCCAAAACATGGGCTGCTCGGAATCAAGAACAAAAAAGTGATCAAGACATTTAACATAAAAGATGGCTTGTTGGGCACCAATATTCAGAATTTGGAGAGCGATGGATATAAGTTATGGATCAACACCCAACATGGAATTCAAGTAGTGGATACCCAAACGGGAGATATAAAAAGCATAACAGGGCGCGATGGTATGCCCAATAGTCTGGTGGATGTAGAGATTACCAAAGATCGTGTTTTCGCTGCTTCTCAAAAAGACTTGTTCATATTCGATAAAAATGTACACACCAGCTTTAAGCAAGCTCGGGTGCCGGACATGTACTTTACCCAAATCAAAATAAATAATAGGGATACAACGGTGCAGAGTACATACAGATTGCCGCACCATCTTAATGCGATCAGCTTTGGGTTCCATACCAACACCTTTAGAAGTCCTGAATTTGTTTTGTACGAATATCAATTGCAGGGTCTGGATACCACTTGGCTTACCACAAATACATCACCTGTTACCTACGAAAGTCTTCCGCCTGGTAATTTTACATTTAATATTAGACCGGTTTCCTCAAGGTTAAAAGGAGAAACACTTTCTGTTGATGTATCCATAGCCCGACCGTTTTGGTCGACTTGGTGGTTTTTAGCAATTAGTTTTTTAGTGATCGTTATTTCCGTCGGTCTATACTTTAAACATAAAATACGAACCAAGGAAGAGGAAAAGCAAAAGGAGCTGGCAAGCTTGATCAAAGATAAACGATTGACCAACCTAAAGTTGGAAAACCTAAGATCGCAGATGAATCCGCATTTTATGTTCAATGCCTTAAATTCCATACAGCTGTACATCATCAATAACGAAAAAGACTTGGCCCGAACATATTTGGTCAAGTTTTCGAGATTGATACGGATCTATTTGGAGCATGGGCAAAAAAATGAGGTAACGCTTGCCGAAGAACTAGAAGCATTAAAACTTTATTTGCAATTGGAAAAAATCCGTTTTGAGGAAAAGTTGGATTATTCCATAAAGGTTGCACCCGAAGTAGATGTGAACGGGACAAAAATTCCGTCAATATTTATTCAACCCTATGTGGAGAACGCCATTAAACACGGATTGCGCAGGGCTGCCGAACAAAACAAGCTAAGTATCACCTTTGACCTTAATGATGCCCATACCGATCTGGTTTGTACCATAAAGGACAATGGAATAGGTATAAGAGCATCCGAAGAGCAAAAGAAAAGCCGCGAACACAAACCATTTGCGAACAGGGCCAACATGGAAAGGGTAGAACTGTACAATTTAAAAAGATCAAAAAAAATACAACTGGAAGTTATGGATTTAAAAGTATTGGGCCAGCAAGGTACTTTGGTGACCATTAACATTCCGCTACAAAAAAATGGATGA